In Erwinia pyrifoliae DSM 12163, the genomic window TCATTTTTTCGCTTCCTGGGTTAAACTACGCCAGCGCGCAGCATGTCATGCATATGGATCACGCCAATTAGCCGATCGTTGTCGGCAACCATGACGCAGGTGATATTCCTGGTTTGCATCAGATTTAGTGCATCCACTGCCAGCGTACCAGGCCGCACGCGAATGCCGCCCGGCGTCATCACACTTTCAATACTGGCGTGCTGGATATCAATGCCCATATCGAAGACGCGGCGTAAATCACCGTCGGTGAAAATACCCTCGATTTGCATCGAAGCGTCACAAATCACCGTCATCCCCATGTTTTTCTGCGTAATCTCCAACAGGGCGTCGCGCAGTGAGGCGTCACGGCTGACGTGTGGCATAGCATTACCACAGTGCATGATATCATCAACACGCAGTAGCAGCTTGCGCCCCAGCGCGCCACCGGGGTGAGAGAGGGCAAAATCTTCCTGGGTAAAACCACGGGCTTTTAATAGTGCAACGGCCAGTGCATCGCCCATCACCAGCGTGGCGGTGGTACTGGTGGTCGGCGCCAGGCCAAGTGGGCAGGCCTCTTGGGGGACTTTAACACACAGATGGATATCTGCCGCACGCCCCATTGCACTCTCCGGGCGGCTGGTGATGCAGATTAATGTGACGTGCAGGCGCTTCAGTACCGGGATCAGGGCCAAAATCTCTGAAGATTCGCCGGAATTGGAAATGGCAATCACCACATCGTCAGACGTCACCATGCCCAGATCGCCGTGGCTGGCTTCAGCAGGATGAACAAAGAACGCGGGCGTACCGGTACTGGCAAAAGTGGCGGCAATTTTTTTGCCAATGTGCCCTGATTTGCCCATCCCCATGACCACTACTTTGCCGCGACAGCGATAAATCAGATCGCAGGTATGGGTAAAGTCATCATTAATGTAGCGGTCGAGTTGTTCCAGACCTTCGCGTTCAATCTGCAAGACCTCTTTCCCGGCCTGTTGAAAATCAAAGTCGTTTTCGGCAGTGATATGCGCCATTATTCTCGAATCCTTTTACCAGAAGGCCACTGAGGGGAACTGGTATAGCATGCCCACCCAGCAGATAAACCCGCACAGCAACAGCGCCCCGGCCAGCCGGCCAATGCGGCGACTGCGCTGCAAACAGACCAGTGTAAATAGCGCGCTAACGCCGAGCATAACCCAGTAGTCACGGGCAAAGGCTGCTGCATCGAACGCGCCAGGATGCAGTAACGCCGGAATGCCCAACACGATAGCCAAATTATAAATATTAGAACCTATCAGGTTACCGATGGCGATATCATCTTCGCCTTTCAGGGCACCGGCAATGACGGTAGCCAGTTCCGGCAGGCTGGTGCCGACGGAGATAATAGTCAGTCCGATGACCAGTTCGCTAACGCCGAAGTAGTCGGCAATCACCGTGGCGTTATCGATGACCATGTTGGTTGACATCGGCAGCACGATCAGCGCCACTGCCAGCCACAGGAAAGCAACGGTATTGCCTGTGTCGTCACGCGGTAGTTCGGCCAACTGTTCACGGGGTAACGAATCATTATTTTCGCGCTCGGCCCGGCGGGCGATTCTAATGATAAACAGCAGGTAGACCGCCGCTATTGCCATTAAGGTCAGACCATCGACACGGCTCAGTTGATTATCAAACAGCATGACGCTACATAGCAGAGTCACTAGCAGCATCAGCGGCAGTTCGCGGCGAATCAGATTAGAATGTACCGTTAGCGGGTGCAGCAGCGCCGCTGCGCCGAGGATCAACAAAATATTGGCGATGTTTGAACCCATTGCCGTCCCTATGGCGATATCCATTTGCCCGCGCGCGGCGGCAGAAAATGAGACGATCATTTCTGGCAGCGAGGTGCCAATACCCACCACGGTCATACCAATAATTAGCGGGGGTATCCCCAAAGAACGACATAAAATAGCTGCGCTAAACACCAGACGATCGGCACCGTAGACCAATAAGACTAAACCGATAATCAGTAGTGCTGTAGCAACGAGCATGAAGTGTCCTTTTAATCGGTTATAATCGTCGGTTGCCGTACATGACAGTAGGTTACGGCTGTTTTAAGGCAGTGATTTTGACGGTGTCTAAGCAAAAAGTAAAACCTATGGCAACTTAAGCTACATCTTATGAGGTAAGTTTCTGTAAAAGTGTCCAGCCCCGCAGGTAATACGTTACCATCGGGATTACATTAATTGTCTGATAATAAGAATCGAGGTAGCTATGAGCCAGACGGAAACGAATCTGGTGGATGTCCGGGGCGTGAGCTTTTCCCGTGGCAATCGGCCGATTTTCGATAACATCTCGCTTACGGTGCCCAAGGGAAAAGTCACGGCTATCATGGGGCCTTCCGGTATTGGTAAGACCACACTACTACGCTTGATTGGCGGGCAACTGCCGCCGGACAGCGGGGAAATATGGTTCAATGGCGAAAATATTCCTGCACTTTCCCGCTCCCGATTGTACGAAGCGCGCAAAAAGATGAGCATGCTGTTTCAGTCGGGCGCGCTGTTTACCGATCTGAGCGTATTCGATAATGTGGCCTGGCCGCTGCGAGAACACTCTCATTTACCAGCCCCATTACTGCGCAGCACGGTAATGATGAAACTGGAAGCCGTCGGGCTGCGCGGAGCGGCAAATCTTAAACCTTCTGAACTGTCTGGCGGCATGGCTCGCCGCGTAGCGCTGGCGCGAGCGATTGCGCTGGAGCCGGATCTGATTATGTTCGACGAGCCGTTTGTAGGCCAGGATCCTATCACCATGGGCGTATTGGTAAAGCTTATCGACGAACTCAATCACTCTTTAGGCGTGACCTGTATCGTGGTTTCCCACGATGTGCCCGAAGTGCTGAGCATTGCCGATTACGCGTATATTGTTGCTGGCCAGAAGGTGATCGCTCAGGGAACTGCCCCCGATCTGCGTAAAAATGATGACGCCCGCGTGCGTCAGTTTATCGATGGTATTGCCGACGGGCCGGTACCATTCCGTTTCCCCGCCGGGGATTATCTGCAAGATTTAGTCGGCTCAGGGAGTTAACACACTGATGTTTCTACAAGCACTGGCGTCATTAGGGCGTCAGGGAATTAATTTCTGCGCTTCTCTTGGACGCGCCGGATTAATGCTGTTCCATGCGTTGTTTGGCATTCCACGCTTTCGCAAGCACGCTCCGCTGTTGGTTAAACAGCTGTACAACATTGGCGTGCTGTCACTGTTGATCGTGGTGGTTTCCGGGCTGTTTATCGGCATGGTATTGGGCCTGCAAGGTTACCTGATTCTGAAAACTTACGGCGCTGAAGCCAGTCTGGGCATGATGGTGGCGTTGTCGTTACTGCGTGAACTGGGTCCGGTGGTTTCGGCACTGCTGTTCGCCGGGCGCGCCGGCTCGGCATTGACGGCTGAAATCGGTTTAATGAAGGCCACTGAACAGCTTTCCAGCATGGAGATGATGGCGGTTGACCCGCTACGGCGCATCATTTCGCCGCGCTTCTGGGCCGGTTTTATCAGCATGCCGCTATTGACGCTGATCTTCGTTGCGGTAGGCATTCTCGGCGGCGCGCTGGTGGGCGTGAGCTGGAAGGGCATCGATTCCGGCTTTTTCTGGTCGGCGATGCAAAATGCGGTTGACCTGCAAACTGATATTATCAACTGCACAATCAAAAGCGCCGTATTTGCGGTGACCGTGACATGGATAGCGCTGTTTAACGGCTACGATGCCATTCCGACGTCTGAAGGTATCAGTCGGGCAACAACGCGTACTGTAGTACATGCTTCGCTGGCAGTACTTGGTCTGGATTTTGTGCTTACAGCACTGATGTTTGGGAACTGATGTAATGCAAACGAAAAAAAGTGAAATTTGGGTAGGTGCATTCTTACTGTTAGCGCTTTGCGCAATTATTTTTCTCTGTCTGCGCGTGACCGATCTCAAATCACTCGGCAATGTGTCGACCTGGAAACTGCATGCCACTTTCGACAACGTGGGTGGGTTGAAGCCCGGTTCGCCGGTGAAAATCGGCGGGGTAGTGATAGGTCGTGTATCGGATATTGTGCTTGATCCTAAAACATATTCGCCTAAGGTCAGCATGGACATTGAAGATCAATATAACAATATTCCGGATACCAGTTCGCTGGCGGTGCGCACCTCCGGTCTGTTGGGGGAGCAGTATCTGGCATTGAATATCGGTTTTGATGACCCTGAAATGGGAACCGCTATACTCAAAAATGGCGGGACTGTTCAGGACACCAAATCTGCAATGGTGCTGGAAGATCTCATTGGGCAGTTCCTTTACAAGAGCGGCAACGCTGATGAAAAGAGTTCACCTGCTGCAGGTGGCAAGGGCGCTCAGGGGCAAGTTGCCCCGGCAGCAGCGAATAATCCATAGGAGGGCAAATAATGTTGAAACGTTTACTCATGGTGGCGATGCTGGCCATTGCACCCTTAGCAGCTCATGCTGAAGCTGACCAGACCAATCCCTACAAGCTGATGGACGAAGCCGCAGCGAAAACCTTCAGTCGTCTGAAAAATGAACAGCCTGCAATCAAGAAAGACCCTGATTATCTGCGCCAGATCGTTCGCGAAGAGCTGTTGCCATATGTTCAGGTCAAGTATGCAGGAGCTTTAGTGCTGGGGCGTTACTACAAAGATGCCACCCCGGCACAGCGTGACGCCTACTTTAAAGCTTTCGGTGATTATCTGGCTCAGGCTTACGGTCAGGCGCTGGCGATGTACAATGGCCAGACCTATCAAATTGCCCCGGAACAACCCACTGGCGGAGCGAACATCATCGCCATTCGCGTCACCATCGTTGATCCTAATGGCCGCCCACCGGTGCGCCTGGACTTCCAGTGGCGCAAAAATAGCGTCAACGGTCACTGGCAAGCCTTTGACATGATCGCTGAAGGGGTCAGTATGATCACCACCAAGCAGAATGAATGGAGTGATGTTCTGCGCCAGAAAGGCATCGATGGGTTAACAGAGCGCCTGAAATCCTATGCTCAGCAGCCTGTCACGCTGAACAAGTCGTCATAATGAACGAGCAACTGCGCTGGGAAATTGAGGCGGGCCAGCTTCGCCTCATCGGTGAACTGGAGCGTGAAACGCTGCTGCCGTTATGGCAACAGCGTGAGGCGGTGATGGAGCGCGTAGAGACTATTGACGTTTCCGCTCTGGAGCGAGTCGATTCGGGAGGACTGGCGTTGCTGGTCCATCTGCGACAGATTGCCATTGATAACGGCAGGAAACCGCGTTTTAGCGGCGTTACTGACAAGCTGAATTCGCTAATCACCCTTTATAATCTGCAGAAAATTATCATCTGCTGCGACTAAAACGTTGTTGTGTACTGCCTGTTCTCTCAATGCAGAGAACCTGTTGAGTTGATGACTTTCCATTCATCAGGGGCTGTCCCGGCCCCTGTTTTTTGCTGCATTTGTCGTGCTGTGAGTTCCCATTCAGGCTTGCTCTTATGCCCCAGGCATTTTTTGTTTGTTTAAGAGTTGGGCGGATTCCACTAAGATGTATGCTTGTTTATTATCAAGTGAAATTTAAAGCATCATGGAAAATAGTGAAATTCAGTCCGTGCTCATGAGCGCGTTACCGTTGCAGGAAGTCCACGTAACTGGTGAAGGTAGCCATTTTCAGGTCATCGCCGTTGGTGAACTGTTCGGCGAGCTGAGCCGCGTGAAGAAGCAGCAGACGGTCTATGCCCCCCTGATGGCTTATATTGCCGATAATCGCATTCATGCGGTTTCCATTAAGACCTATACCCCTGAAGAATGGGCGCGTGACCGTAAGCTAAACGGTTTTTAAGCTACGCAAATTCCACCACACGCTTTGTGGTGAGGAGCTGCACAGCAGTTTTGTCTGACAACAGAGAGTAGTTGCAATGGATAAATTTCGTGTACAGGGTCCGACCCGGCTAAGTGGTGAAGTCACAATTTCCGGGGCTAAAAATGCCGCATTACCGATCCTGTTCGCTGCTCTGCTGGCTGAAGAGCCGGTCGAGATCCAGAATGTCCCGAAACTGAAAGACATCGATACCACCATGAAGCTGCTCGGCCAGCTCGGTGTGAAGGCTGAACGTAATGGATCTGTATATCTGGATGCCAGCAATGTGGATATCTACTGCGCGCCTTACGAACTGGTGAAAACCATGCGTGCCTCGATTTGGGCATTAGGCCCGCTGGTGGCACGTTTCGGGCAGGGGCAAGTATCACTGCCCGGTGGTTGTGCTATCGGCGCACGTCCGGTTGATCTGCATATCACCGGCCTTGAGCAGCTTGGCGCCGAGATTAAACTGGAAGAAGGTTACGTTAAGGCCTCTGTCGCTGGTCGCCTGAAAGGGGCGCATATCGTTATGGATAAGGTCAGCGTGGGTGCAACCGTTACTATCATGAGCGCGGCTACGCTGGCAACGGGCACTACCGTTATTGAAAATGCCGCGCGTGAGCCGGAAATTGTCGACACCGCTCATTTCCTTAACACGCTTGGGGCGAAAATTACCGGTGCTGGCAGCGATCGTATTACCATTGAAGGCGTTGATCGTCTGGGTGGCGGTGTTTATCGCGTGCTTCCTGACCGCATCGAAACCGGTACTTTCCTGGTCGCAGGGGCGATCTCCGGCGGTAAGGTTATCTGCCGTGCCGCGCAGCCTGATACGCTGGATGCCGTGCTGGCGAAGCTACGCGAAGCCGGTGCGGACATCGAGGTGGGAGAAGACTGGATAAGCCTGGACATGCACGGCAAGCGGCCTAAAGCAGTCAATCTTCGTACCGCCCCGCATCCTGGCTTCCCAACCGATATGCAGGCGCAGTTCAGTTTACTGAACCTGGTGGCTGAAGGCACGGGGGTGATTACTGAGACCATCTTTGAAAACCGCTTTATGCATGTGCCAGAGCTGGTTCGCATGGGCGCGCACGCTGAAATTGAAAGCCATACGCTGATATGTCATGGCGTGGAAAAGCTTTCCAGCGCCCAGGTCATGGCGACCGATCTGCGTGCTTCTGCCAGTTTGGTGCTGGCTGGATGTATTGCTGAAGGCACCACGCTGGTGGATCGCATTTACCATATCGATCGCGGATACGAGCATATTGAAGATAAGCTGATTGCCCTTGGAGCGAATATCCAGCGGGTTAGCGGCGAAGATTAATCTCTCCGCTCAATAAAAGCAGGGTCGGTAGCGAATACCGGCCCTTTTTTTTATCGGCGAATGCGCTGTTGGCGATCGATAAGACAACGTGTTTTCACATCAAAGTAACGGCTGGGCCAAATCTTTGATGGATGTATGTTCAATGCTGTTGCGATGATCCACTCTCCTTTTGGCCATGGGCGGCATAATGCGTTGGCCAGGGTTGATGAGCTCAAGCCGGCCAGTCGCGACTGTGCAGCCAGCGTGGTGCCTTTTTTACGTAAGGCGGCAATAATGTCGGCGGGGTGCCAGTCTTGCGGATTGTGTGTCATGTGCTTATCCTCCTTGAGCACTTTTTAAAATTACAGCGGTAGAATACCAGGGTGTACGCCAGCCTTTTACCGAACTCCGTTGCTAAAAAACCAGTGATATCTGGATGTAAGACGGATTTTATAGCATTTAATTTCCGTTAAATTCCAGTTAATTTCTGATGTAACCGATTTTTTGCGTAAGGCTACACAAAGTTCAGGTAATTGCGTGTTGTTGTTTCAGAATGTTTTGACAGCGGTCAGGTGGTGGAGCGAGGAAAGCGGTAAATAACGGGAAGCAAGGCGCTGTGCCGGGCCTCCCTTGTGGCGCGTATCAGAACGTGCGCTGA contains:
- the murA gene encoding UDP-N-acetylglucosamine 1-carboxyvinyltransferase; translated protein: MDKFRVQGPTRLSGEVTISGAKNAALPILFAALLAEEPVEIQNVPKLKDIDTTMKLLGQLGVKAERNGSVYLDASNVDIYCAPYELVKTMRASIWALGPLVARFGQGQVSLPGGCAIGARPVDLHITGLEQLGAEIKLEEGYVKASVAGRLKGAHIVMDKVSVGATVTIMSAATLATGTTVIENAAREPEIVDTAHFLNTLGAKITGAGSDRITIEGVDRLGGGVYRVLPDRIETGTFLVAGAISGGKVICRAAQPDTLDAVLAKLREAGADIEVGEDWISLDMHGKRPKAVNLRTAPHPGFPTDMQAQFSLLNLVAEGTGVITETIFENRFMHVPELVRMGAHAEIESHTLICHGVEKLSSAQVMATDLRASASLVLAGCIAEGTTLVDRIYHIDRGYEHIEDKLIALGANIQRVSGED
- the ibaG gene encoding BolA family iron metabolism protein IbaG, which encodes MENSEIQSVLMSALPLQEVHVTGEGSHFQVIAVGELFGELSRVKKQQTVYAPLMAYIADNRIHAVSIKTYTPEEWARDRKLNGF
- the kdsD gene encoding arabinose-5-phosphate isomerase KdsD produces the protein MAHITAENDFDFQQAGKEVLQIEREGLEQLDRYINDDFTHTCDLIYRCRGKVVVMGMGKSGHIGKKIAATFASTGTPAFFVHPAEASHGDLGMVTSDDVVIAISNSGESSEILALIPVLKRLHVTLICITSRPESAMGRAADIHLCVKVPQEACPLGLAPTTSTTATLVMGDALAVALLKARGFTQEDFALSHPGGALGRKLLLRVDDIMHCGNAMPHVSRDASLRDALLEITQKNMGMTVICDASMQIEGIFTDGDLRRVFDMGIDIQHASIESVMTPGGIRVRPGTLAVDALNLMQTRNITCVMVADNDRLIGVIHMHDMLRAGVV
- the mlaF gene encoding phospholipid ABC transporter ATP-binding protein MlaF → MSQTETNLVDVRGVSFSRGNRPIFDNISLTVPKGKVTAIMGPSGIGKTTLLRLIGGQLPPDSGEIWFNGENIPALSRSRLYEARKKMSMLFQSGALFTDLSVFDNVAWPLREHSHLPAPLLRSTVMMKLEAVGLRGAANLKPSELSGGMARRVALARAIALEPDLIMFDEPFVGQDPITMGVLVKLIDELNHSLGVTCIVVSHDVPEVLSIADYAYIVAGQKVIAQGTAPDLRKNDDARVRQFIDGIADGPVPFRFPAGDYLQDLVGSGS
- a CDS encoding calcium/sodium antiporter, which encodes MLVATALLIIGLVLLVYGADRLVFSAAILCRSLGIPPLIIGMTVVGIGTSLPEMIVSFSAAARGQMDIAIGTAMGSNIANILLILGAAALLHPLTVHSNLIRRELPLMLLVTLLCSVMLFDNQLSRVDGLTLMAIAAVYLLFIIRIARRAERENNDSLPREQLAELPRDDTGNTVAFLWLAVALIVLPMSTNMVIDNATVIADYFGVSELVIGLTIISVGTSLPELATVIAGALKGEDDIAIGNLIGSNIYNLAIVLGIPALLHPGAFDAAAFARDYWVMLGVSALFTLVCLQRSRRIGRLAGALLLCGFICWVGMLYQFPSVAFW
- a CDS encoding helix-turn-helix domain-containing protein, which encodes MTHNPQDWHPADIIAALRKKGTTLAAQSRLAGLSSSTLANALCRPWPKGEWIIATALNIHPSKIWPSRYFDVKTRCLIDRQQRIRR
- the mlaC gene encoding phospholipid-binding protein MlaC, which gives rise to MLKRLLMVAMLAIAPLAAHAEADQTNPYKLMDEAAAKTFSRLKNEQPAIKKDPDYLRQIVREELLPYVQVKYAGALVLGRYYKDATPAQRDAYFKAFGDYLAQAYGQALAMYNGQTYQIAPEQPTGGANIIAIRVTIVDPNGRPPVRLDFQWRKNSVNGHWQAFDMIAEGVSMITTKQNEWSDVLRQKGIDGLTERLKSYAQQPVTLNKSS
- the mlaB gene encoding lipid asymmetry maintenance protein MlaB, encoding MNEQLRWEIEAGQLRLIGELERETLLPLWQQREAVMERVETIDVSALERVDSGGLALLVHLRQIAIDNGRKPRFSGVTDKLNSLITLYNLQKIIICCD
- the mlaD gene encoding outer membrane lipid asymmetry maintenance protein MlaD encodes the protein MQTKKSEIWVGAFLLLALCAIIFLCLRVTDLKSLGNVSTWKLHATFDNVGGLKPGSPVKIGGVVIGRVSDIVLDPKTYSPKVSMDIEDQYNNIPDTSSLAVRTSGLLGEQYLALNIGFDDPEMGTAILKNGGTVQDTKSAMVLEDLIGQFLYKSGNADEKSSPAAGGKGAQGQVAPAAANNP
- the mlaE gene encoding lipid asymmetry maintenance ABC transporter permease subunit MlaE; translated protein: MFLQALASLGRQGINFCASLGRAGLMLFHALFGIPRFRKHAPLLVKQLYNIGVLSLLIVVVSGLFIGMVLGLQGYLILKTYGAEASLGMMVALSLLRELGPVVSALLFAGRAGSALTAEIGLMKATEQLSSMEMMAVDPLRRIISPRFWAGFISMPLLTLIFVAVGILGGALVGVSWKGIDSGFFWSAMQNAVDLQTDIINCTIKSAVFAVTVTWIALFNGYDAIPTSEGISRATTRTVVHASLAVLGLDFVLTALMFGN